A part of Salvelinus sp. IW2-2015 linkage group LG16, ASM291031v2, whole genome shotgun sequence genomic DNA contains:
- the LOC111976141 gene encoding zinc finger protein 100 isoform X2 produces the protein MDPMDKYGTYESSGQPEELFDHSLHWSEVKEEAEECPISAVSLGVETSQVCQKEDPDEQDPSFSTVSDIYGVTEQERGHKGMTYLKVLPSPVPVKEESEECSILPVDEEEVALITVKKEENEDWLKSEDEDVVKVPVPWEPLETSSSCSDTEDSEMESDNVKDCENHESDISGGLKIEDCSRIDPVMMPVTDVKANAVDFSESKGGSSFYPCPHCTLGFTIERFFHGHLKRAHPEEYIALLKSGEIIATKKKCSQLPPATCPQCGKSFSNKYVMEKHQRSHTGEKPYHCADCGKSYVFADSLKKHKKRCGKGFRRQTHLTSHETIPTGERPYKCSQCGKGYRTPASLKAHQKTHPGEKPYQCSQCDKCFGFSRDLKRHRWTHTSERPYKCFECGKGFVEQTQLTSHELIHTGERPYKCSQCAKGYRRPAHLKRHKMTHT, from the exons ATGGATCCAATGGATAAATATGGGACATATGAAAGCAGTGGTCAACCAGAAGAGCTTTTT GATCACTCACTGCATTGGAGTGAGGTTAAAGAGGAGGCTGAAGAATGTCCGATTTCAGCTGTGTCGTTAGGAGTTGAAACATCCCAGGTCTGTCAAAAGGAGGACCCTGATGAACAAGATCCCTCATTTAGCACAGTTTCAGACATCTATGGAGTCACAGAGCAAGAGCGTGGACATAAAGGCATGACATATCTCAAA GTGCTGCCTTCTCCAGTCCCAGTCAAAGAGGAGTCTGAAGAATGCTCCATTCTGCCAGTAGATGAAGAGGAAGTTGCCTTAATTACAGTGAAGAAAGAAGAGAATGAAGACTGGTTGAAGTCAGAAGATGAGGATGTTGTGAAAGTGCCAGTGCCTTGGGAACCATTGGAAACATCATCATCATGCTCAGATACAGAGGACAGTGAGATGGAAAGTGATAATGTGAAA GACTGTGAAAACCATGAGAGTGACATTTCAGGAGGTTTAAAGATTGAAGATTGTAGCAGGATTGATCCAGTGATGATGCCAGTTACAGATGTGAAAGCTAATGCTGTCGATTTCA GTGAATCTAAAGGGGGGTCCTCCTTCTACCCATGCCCCCATTGTACACTTGGTTTCACCATAGAACGTTTTTTCCATGGGCATCTCAAGAGGGCCCACCCTGAAGAGTACATTGCTCTGCTGAAGTCTGGGGAAATAATAGCAACAAAAAAGAAGTGTTCACAGCTGCCCCCAGCCACATGCCCGCAATGTGGCAAGAGCTTCTCCAATAAATATGTTATGGAAAAGCATCAGAGGAGtcatacaggagagaagccataTCACTGTGCAGACTGTGGGAAGAGCTACGTCTTTGCTGATTCActcaaaaaacataaaaaaagatGTGGGAAAGGATTCCGAAGACAAACCCATCTGACCAGCCATGAAACGATCCCCACAGGAGAGAGACCATATAaatgctctcagtgtggaaaAGGATACCGAACACCAGCCAGTCTAAAAGCACACCAGAAAACCCACCCAGGAGAAAAGCCTTATCAGTGCTCTCAGTGTGACAAATGTTTCGGCTTTTCCAGAGACCTTAAGAGACACAGATGGACTCACACTAGTGAGAGACCATATAAATGCTTTGAGTGTGGCAAAGGATTCGTCGAACAAACCCAACTGACTAGCCATGAGCTtatccacacaggagagagaccgtATAAATGCTCTCAGTGTGCAAAAGGATACCGAAGACCAGCCCATCTAAAAAGACATAAAATGACTCACACTTAA
- the LOC111976141 gene encoding zinc finger protein 100 isoform X1 → MDPMDKYGTYESSGQPEELFDHSLHWSEVKEEAEECPISAVSLGVETSQVCQKEDPDEQDPSFSTVSDIYGVTEQERGHKGMTYLKVKVLPSPVPVKEESEECSILPVDEEEVALITVKKEENEDWLKSEDEDVVKVPVPWEPLETSSSCSDTEDSEMESDNVKDCENHESDISGGLKIEDCSRIDPVMMPVTDVKANAVDFSESKGGSSFYPCPHCTLGFTIERFFHGHLKRAHPEEYIALLKSGEIIATKKKCSQLPPATCPQCGKSFSNKYVMEKHQRSHTGEKPYHCADCGKSYVFADSLKKHKKRCGKGFRRQTHLTSHETIPTGERPYKCSQCGKGYRTPASLKAHQKTHPGEKPYQCSQCDKCFGFSRDLKRHRWTHTSERPYKCFECGKGFVEQTQLTSHELIHTGERPYKCSQCAKGYRRPAHLKRHKMTHT, encoded by the exons ATGGATCCAATGGATAAATATGGGACATATGAAAGCAGTGGTCAACCAGAAGAGCTTTTT GATCACTCACTGCATTGGAGTGAGGTTAAAGAGGAGGCTGAAGAATGTCCGATTTCAGCTGTGTCGTTAGGAGTTGAAACATCCCAGGTCTGTCAAAAGGAGGACCCTGATGAACAAGATCCCTCATTTAGCACAGTTTCAGACATCTATGGAGTCACAGAGCAAGAGCGTGGACATAAAGGCATGACATATCTCAAAGTAAAG GTGCTGCCTTCTCCAGTCCCAGTCAAAGAGGAGTCTGAAGAATGCTCCATTCTGCCAGTAGATGAAGAGGAAGTTGCCTTAATTACAGTGAAGAAAGAAGAGAATGAAGACTGGTTGAAGTCAGAAGATGAGGATGTTGTGAAAGTGCCAGTGCCTTGGGAACCATTGGAAACATCATCATCATGCTCAGATACAGAGGACAGTGAGATGGAAAGTGATAATGTGAAA GACTGTGAAAACCATGAGAGTGACATTTCAGGAGGTTTAAAGATTGAAGATTGTAGCAGGATTGATCCAGTGATGATGCCAGTTACAGATGTGAAAGCTAATGCTGTCGATTTCA GTGAATCTAAAGGGGGGTCCTCCTTCTACCCATGCCCCCATTGTACACTTGGTTTCACCATAGAACGTTTTTTCCATGGGCATCTCAAGAGGGCCCACCCTGAAGAGTACATTGCTCTGCTGAAGTCTGGGGAAATAATAGCAACAAAAAAGAAGTGTTCACAGCTGCCCCCAGCCACATGCCCGCAATGTGGCAAGAGCTTCTCCAATAAATATGTTATGGAAAAGCATCAGAGGAGtcatacaggagagaagccataTCACTGTGCAGACTGTGGGAAGAGCTACGTCTTTGCTGATTCActcaaaaaacataaaaaaagatGTGGGAAAGGATTCCGAAGACAAACCCATCTGACCAGCCATGAAACGATCCCCACAGGAGAGAGACCATATAaatgctctcagtgtggaaaAGGATACCGAACACCAGCCAGTCTAAAAGCACACCAGAAAACCCACCCAGGAGAAAAGCCTTATCAGTGCTCTCAGTGTGACAAATGTTTCGGCTTTTCCAGAGACCTTAAGAGACACAGATGGACTCACACTAGTGAGAGACCATATAAATGCTTTGAGTGTGGCAAAGGATTCGTCGAACAAACCCAACTGACTAGCCATGAGCTtatccacacaggagagagaccgtATAAATGCTCTCAGTGTGCAAAAGGATACCGAAGACCAGCCCATCTAAAAAGACATAAAATGACTCACACTTAA